The Cyclobacterium amurskyense genome contains the following window.
TACCTAGGGTTAAAAGTAAAATTAATATAGGTTTTTTGGGTAAATTGTCGATTGTCATTATTTCGAATAATTAATGCTGCTATTTCTAATCTGAGTTTTTATGATTTTCAGCTTCTTCCGTACTTTTCCTTAAACTTAAAGGACGCATGTCTGTCCATACTTTCTCTATATGTTCAAGGCATTTTTGCCTAGTACCTACTTTGCCT
Protein-coding sequences here:
- a CDS encoding MbtH family protein yields the protein MFEEEENSLFLVVINHEEQYSIWPKEREVPKGWEAEGKVGTRQKCLEHIEKVWTDMRPLSLRKSTEEAENHKNSD